The Castanea sativa cultivar Marrone di Chiusa Pesio chromosome 11, ASM4071231v1 genome contains a region encoding:
- the LOC142617375 gene encoding uncharacterized protein LOC142617375 produces the protein MAGRAVGSIAAAVRLEAAKSNGAPAPPPPRNPKPSPHLPYLSFTKPSLVVTTESNVRKEKRKKPDPPCVVCQGSGRVDCHHCCGRGRTNHVRLAMLPKGEWPKWCRTCGGSGLGYCSRCLGTGEYRYIMGFHFMKTDNDNTQDQKKCEVQGDQKRRSAADLLLNEEE, from the exons atggcAGGGAGAGCGGTGGGTTCAATAGCAGCCGCCGTCCGATTGGAGGCGGCGAAATCCAACGGCGCACCAGCTCCTCCTCCTCCACGGAATCCGAAACCCTCGCCGCACTTGCCTTATCTCTCCTTCACTAAGCCATCTTTGGTCGTCACAACTGAG TCAAATGTTcgtaaagaaaaaagaaagaagccaGATCCACCTTGTGTCGTCTGCCAAGGGAGCGGAAGGGTTGATTGCCACCATTGTTGTGGAAGAG GAAGGACAAACCATGTTCGTTTAGCAATGCTTCCTAAAGGGGAATGGCCAAAATG GTGCAGGACTTGTGGTGGAAGTGGTCTCGGCTACTGCTCTCGCTGCCTTGGGACAGGAGAGTATAGGTATATAATGGGCTTCCATTTTATGAAGACGGATAATGATAACACCCAAGATCAGAAAAAGTGTGAGGTCCAAGGTGACCAGAAACGCCGTAGTGCAGCTGATTTACTTCTAAATGAAGAAGAATAA
- the LOC142616737 gene encoding putative mitochondrial protein AtMg00310 produces MGFKDLKVLNLALLAKQGWRLSKNPTSLTHRVFKAKYFAGYSFMEAQVGRKSSYVWRSILATRETVEMGSRWCIGNGRTVEIWQNRWIPTPDNFKVISPQGLNVELVKVAQLIDGDTRMWKVDLIKKTFFPYEAEVILKIPLSPRMPEDSLI; encoded by the coding sequence ATGGGGTTTAAGGACCTAAAAGTGCTCAACTTGGCTCTTCTAGCAAAGCAAGGTTGGCGGCTAAGTAAAAACCCGACTTCTCTCACCCATAGAGTGTTTAAAGCAAAGTACTTTGCGGGCTATTCTTTTATGGAAGCACAAGTAGGGAGAAAGTCTTCCTATGTGTGGAGAAGTATATTGGCAACAAGGGAGACGGTTGAAATGGGTTCAAGGTGGTGTATAGGCAATGGCAGAACAGTAGAGATTTGGCAGAATAGGTGGATTCCAACCCCAGACAACTTTAAGGTAATTAGCCCCCAAGGACTGAATGTGGAGCTGGTAAAGGTGGCGCAACTTATTGACGGGGATACTAGAATGTGGAAGGTGGACCTAATCAAGAAGACTTTCTTTCCCTATGAAGCTGAAGTTATTCTCAAAATTCCATTAAGTCCAAGAATGCCAGAGGACTCCTTGATTTGA